The Stenotrophomonas indicatrix DNA segment ACCGCGACCTGCACCCGGTGCCGGGCACGCTGGCCACCTTCCAGCAGCTGCAGGGCAAGGAACTGAGCTACAACAACCTGGCCGATGCCGATGCGGCATGGGAATGCGTGCGTCAGTTCGATGCGCCGGCCTGTGTCATCGTCAAGCATGCCAACCCGTGTGGCGTGGCCGTTGGTGCCGGCAACGGCGATGCCTACGAGCTGGCCTACGCCACCGACCCGACCAGCGCCTTCGGCGGCATCATCGCCTTCAACAAGCCGCTCGACGCTGCGACTGCGCAGGTGATCCTCGACCGCCAGTTCGTGGAGGTGCTGATCGCCCCGGACTACGAGCCGGCCGCGCTGGAATACGCGCAGAAGAAGGCCAACGTGCGCGTGCTGCGCATCCCGCACGGCGACGGCCTGAACAACTTCGACAACAAGCGCGTGGGCTCCGGCCTGCTGCTGCAGTCGTCGGACAACCGCGGCATGACCCGCGACGAACTGAAGGTGGTCAGCAAGCTGGCGCCGACCGACAAGCAGTTCACCGACCTGCTGTTCGCCTGGAAGGTCGCCAAGTTCGTGAAGTCCAACGCGATCGTCTACGCCAAGGACAACCGCACCATCGGTGTCGGCGCCGGCCAGATGAGCCGCGTGTACTCCGCGCGGATCGCCGGCATCAAGGCGGCCGATGCGAACCTGGTGGTCGAGGGTTCGGTGATGGCCTCCGATGCGTTCTTCCCGTTCCGCGATGGCATCGACGCTGCAGCCGCGGCCGGCATCAAGGCGGTGATCCAGCCGGGCGGCTCGATGCGCGATGCCGAAGTCATCGCCGCTGCTGACGAACATGGCCTGGCCATGGTGTTCACCGGCGTTCGCCACTTCCGCCACTGATTACTGGAGCGACACGGATGTCTGCAGTCTCTTTGAAACCCCTCGCCGTGCTCGCCTTCGTTGGCACGGCGCTGCTGGCCGGCTGCAAGCCGGCCGCCGAACCCACAGCTGCCCCGCAGGCAGATGCGGCAAAGACTGCCCCCAGCGCGCCGGCCATCCATGTCAGCCGCACCGCGCGGCTGCAGGCGTTCCTGACCGAGCGCTACGGCAAGGACGCCAAGCTGTCAGGTGAGTGGCGCGGCACCTGGACCCAGGAAAGCGAAACCCGCCCAATGGACTGGCAGGTCTGCGCCGAGCAGCCGGTGGTGACCGGCAACAGCTGGCAGCAGCTGCTGGCCGTGTGCGGTGCGCTGGCCGATGGCGCGCACATCGACCCGGGAACCATCGACTTCTTCGTGCTGCATCCCAAGGGCGAAGGCTTCGAAGTCGTGAGCGAACTCACTGGCGAGCGCTTCGGCAGTGGCGGTCAGCCCGGCAGCGCCAGCATCATCCGCGCTGGCAGCGATTTCTACGGCTTCCGCGTCGAGGATGGCTGGTTCGGCCAGGGCTTCTCGCTGCTCTCGCAGACCCTGGTCCTGCCGGGCCCGAAAGGCCTGACCAGCACCGGCAACGTGCGCAGCCACATCGACAACGACGCCCAGTACGAATGCGAGAACATCGACGCGGCCGCCGACCCCGACACTGCCGAGGACTGCCGCACCCGTCGCTTCAGCATCGACTTCGCGCTGCGTTTCGACGACAGCGACCGCAGCGCGCGCGTCTGGCCGCTGCTGATCGAGGAAACCGGCAGCACCTGCGGCGGCAAGCGGGTACGGCAGGAACACCGCTTCACCCTGGACCCGAAGTCCTGGACCTACTCCTTCCCCGAATCACTACGACGCGAAGGCTGCGAATGACGCACACGCGCCGCCGGGGACCTGGAACTTTCCTTCCCACGCAATCTGGAATCTCGTGATGAACGTACTTGTCATCGGCTCTGGCGGCCGCGAACACGCCCTGGCATGGAAGCTGGCCCAGTCCTCCCGTGTCACTGAAGTGCTCGTGGCGCCCGGCAATGCCGGCACCGCCAACGAAGACAAGTGCCGCAACGTGGCGGTGAAGGTCACCGACATCGATGGCCTGCTTGCCCTGGCCCAGGCCGAAGGCGTGGCGCTGACCGTGGTCGGCCCGGAAGTGCCGCTGGTGGCCGGCGTGGTCGACCGCTTCCGCGCCGCCGGCCTGCGCATCTTCG contains these protein-coding regions:
- the purH gene encoding bifunctional phosphoribosylaminoimidazolecarboxamide formyltransferase/IMP cyclohydrolase, yielding MTADLLPVRRALLSVSDKTGLVELATALAARGVELLSTGGTAKAIRDAGLAVKDVAEVTGFPEMMDGRVKTLHPMVHGGLLGRSGLDDAVMAEHGIGAIDLLVLNLYPFESVTAKADCTLADAVENIDIGGPAMLRSAAKNFARVAVATDPSQYAELLASLDANDGQLSAGTRFAFSVAAFNRVAQYDATISNYLSAVTATDAAVPARAEYPAQMNSTFVKVMDLRYGENPHQSGAFYRDLHPVPGTLATFQQLQGKELSYNNLADADAAWECVRQFDAPACVIVKHANPCGVAVGAGNGDAYELAYATDPTSAFGGIIAFNKPLDAATAQVILDRQFVEVLIAPDYEPAALEYAQKKANVRVLRIPHGDGLNNFDNKRVGSGLLLQSSDNRGMTRDELKVVSKLAPTDKQFTDLLFAWKVAKFVKSNAIVYAKDNRTIGVGAGQMSRVYSARIAGIKAADANLVVEGSVMASDAFFPFRDGIDAAAAAGIKAVIQPGGSMRDAEVIAAADEHGLAMVFTGVRHFRH